One Helianthus annuus cultivar XRQ/B chromosome 7, HanXRQr2.0-SUNRISE, whole genome shotgun sequence genomic region harbors:
- the LOC118479284 gene encoding transcription factor bHLH49-like isoform X2 — translation MTDVKLNKVVQVFQAILWPVKRNLVEVVMNTFMFGREEVKLPTVIVLQKEEKISERMKFLQDLVPGCSKVTSKAVMLDEIINYVQSLQRQFLSMKLATISPRMDFNLEGLMAKDAMESRLGPSGSLGTDMAMPYALNQS, via the exons ATGACGGACGTCAAGCTAAACAAGGTGGTTCAAGTTTTTCAGGCAATACTTTGGCCGGTTAAGCGGAATTTAGTGGAGGTGGTGATGAATACATTCATGTTCGGGCGCGAAGAGGTCAAGCTACCAACAGTCATAGTCTTGCAGAAAGA GGAGAAGATTAGTGAAAGAATGAAATTCCTACAAGATCTTGTACCTGGATGTAGCAAG GTCACCAGCAAAGCGGTTATGCTAGATGAAATCATTAACTATGTACAGTCACTACAACGACAG TTTTTGTCGATGAAACTTGCTACCATTAGTCCTCGAATGGATTTTAACCTTGAAGGACTCATGGCAAAAGAC GCGATGGAATCGCGCTTGGGACCTTCTGGCTCGCTTGGTACTGACATGGCAATGCCGTATGCTCTTAATCAATCATAA
- the LOC118479284 gene encoding transcription factor bHLH49-like isoform X1, producing the protein MTDVKLNKVVQVFQAILWPVKRNLVEVVMNTFMFGREEVKLPTVIVLQKEEKISERMKFLQDLVPGCSKVTSKAVMLDEIINYVQSLQRQVEFLSMKLATISPRMDFNLEGLMAKDAMESRLGPSGSLGTDMAMPYALNQS; encoded by the exons ATGACGGACGTCAAGCTAAACAAGGTGGTTCAAGTTTTTCAGGCAATACTTTGGCCGGTTAAGCGGAATTTAGTGGAGGTGGTGATGAATACATTCATGTTCGGGCGCGAAGAGGTCAAGCTACCAACAGTCATAGTCTTGCAGAAAGA GGAGAAGATTAGTGAAAGAATGAAATTCCTACAAGATCTTGTACCTGGATGTAGCAAG GTCACCAGCAAAGCGGTTATGCTAGATGAAATCATTAACTATGTACAGTCACTACAACGACAGGTCGAG TTTTTGTCGATGAAACTTGCTACCATTAGTCCTCGAATGGATTTTAACCTTGAAGGACTCATGGCAAAAGAC GCGATGGAATCGCGCTTGGGACCTTCTGGCTCGCTTGGTACTGACATGGCAATGCCGTATGCTCTTAATCAATCATAA
- the LOC118480597 gene encoding putative F-box/LRR-repeat protein At5g02700: MDRISELPESIIHHILSFCSVDGDLVRMSVLSKTWFHLTASFPVLNFYMGDFEFRSRESFFKYIEYTTSRFCHQNLTADSLVLSLTLQEPEELYIFNKCLELVLQKGVEALHINLLDSPNVPKYRLPNTLLSVSMLIDLTLIDCELPSSLMVDTIKFKSLMFLELNRVRIDDEMITYLTTSCPLLQVFHIDECHGFKRFCVYGHQNLQEVIIAYRAPVEKIDIEAPNLTKIEVADYVGRKPPQMSLASCKKLTSVSYNGYSNGFPDFLSNFPFVENLALVSTSKSNNLKLSSHSLRALWFCSFCDLDKIELSTPNLGLFIYSCDDWYIYSYNAWYIYSVIKHLPHLKACMRCYANASIDARWFQKLRLFLDKKNGFKALNLYIYTDEKLIVLEKTKEIELPPYELEHIELHFENRESSDHAAFVDAVLCCFRPRSLTLRSSFSLTDFEEQSALVKFTYEKLLEQEFQGHTNIQIVSPYSSKAQKQFKGLMSLPTPLPRQEKAISFIKEEE, translated from the exons ATGGATCGGATTTCAGAGCTTCCTGAATCCATTATTCATCACATCCTCTCTTTCTGTAGTGTGGATGGAGACCTTGTTCGAATGAGTGTACTGTCTAAGACCTGGTTTCACCTTACTGCTTCTTTTCCGGTTTTAAATTTTTATATGGGTGACTTTGAATTTAGATCTCGAGAAAGTTTTTTCAAGTATATTGAGTATACCACCTCAAGATTCTGCCATCAAAATCTCACTGCAGACAGTCTCGTGCTCAGTCTAACTCTCCAGGAGCCTGaagaattatatatttttaacaaatgCCTTGAACTAGTTCTTCAGAAAGGCGTTGAGGCGTTGCATATTAACTTGTTAGATTCTCCAAATGTTCCAAAGTACCGTCTGCCTAACACACTCTTATCTGTTTCCATGTTAATAGATTTGACCTTAATTGATTGTGAGTTGCCTTCTTCCTTGATGGTTGATACTATCAAGTTTAAGTCTTTGATGTTTTTGGAACTCAATAGGGTCCGTATAGATGATGAAATGATCACGTATCTCACCACTAGTTGCCCTCTTCTACAAGTATTTCATATTGACGAATGTCATGGTTTCAAAAGATTTTGTGTTTATGGACATCAAAACCTTCAAGAAGTTATTATCGCATATAGAGCTCCAGTTGAGAAAATAGATATTGAAGCTCCAAATCTAACTAAAATTGAGGTAGCAGATTACGTTGGAAGAAAGCCACCACAAATGAGCTTGGCTTCATGCAAAAAACTAACATCAGTGTCTTACAATGGGTATTCGAATGGTTTTCCCGATTTCTTATCCAACTTCCCCTTCGTTGAAAATTTGGCTCTGGTTTCTACATCTAAAAGCAATAACCTCAAGTTGTCAAGTCATTCCTTGAGGGCTTTGTGGTTCTGTTCTTTCTGTGATTTGGATAAAATCGAGTTAAGTACCCCCAATTTGGGTTTATTTATTTACTCTTGTGATGATTGGTATATCTACTCTTATAATGCTTGGTATATCTACTCTGTGATAAAGCATTTACCCCATTTGAAAGCATGTATGCGATGCTATGCTAATGCCTCTATAGATGCTCGTTGGTTCCAAAAGTTGAGGCTCTTTTTGGACAAAAAAAATGGTTTCAAAGCTTTGAACCTGTATATTTACACAGATGAG AAGTTAATAGTGTTAGAAAAGACAAAGGAGATTGAGTTGCCACCTTATGAACTCGAGCATATTGAGCTACATTTTGAAAATAGAGAATCATCGGATCATGCAGCTTTTGTGGATGCAGTACTTTGTTGTTTCCGTCCTCGATCTCTAACCTTAAGATCATCCTTTTCTTTAACTGATTTTGAAGAACAAAGTGCTCTTGTCAAG TTTACTTATGAGAAGCTACTTGAACAAGAATTCCAAGGCCATACCAATATTCAGATTGTGTCGCCTTACTCTTCCAAAGCACAAAAGCAGTTTAAGGGCTTGATGTCATTGCCAACGCCATTACCTCGTCAAGAAAAAGCAATTAGCTTTATAAAGGAAGAAG AATAA